One Gloeothece verrucosa PCC 7822 DNA window includes the following coding sequences:
- a CDS encoding sulfotransferase domain-containing protein: MKLTNLEFLYKLNSRLAQKFFIDLAGDTKNTIFISSSPRSGSTWLAEIIEYITKSRFIFEPFHTGQVNFGLPNTRPLYLRPQSEYPQYKEAIEKIVNGKIKSQWTDTLNKQILPKKRLIKAIHSNLMLKWLMVNYPDIKFIYLLRNPFSVSLSIARMGGDIHLEDMLSQETLVKDFLADKIDIINSANTAFEKAMVRWTIEQFVPLSLFENDDNILIIFYENLCLNTEKEISKISKFLQEDIDNTDVSSLKKMIKKPSATAFLAINKSLKTEVNKAEYDLKSKNKLTEWQNSVEQSQIDYGLKLLQAFNLDKLYNDDLIPNTALINKW, from the coding sequence ATGAAATTAACAAATTTAGAATTCCTATATAAATTAAATTCTCGACTGGCTCAAAAATTTTTTATTGATCTGGCAGGAGATACTAAAAATACTATTTTTATTTCTTCTTCACCAAGAAGTGGTAGCACTTGGCTGGCTGAAATAATTGAATATATTACTAAAAGTCGTTTTATTTTTGAGCCTTTTCATACAGGACAGGTGAATTTTGGATTGCCTAATACTCGTCCTTTATACTTACGTCCTCAATCTGAGTATCCACAATATAAAGAAGCAATCGAAAAAATTGTTAATGGCAAAATAAAATCCCAATGGACAGATACATTAAACAAACAAATTTTGCCAAAAAAACGCTTGATTAAAGCTATCCACAGTAATCTGATGCTTAAATGGCTGATGGTCAATTATCCTGATATAAAATTCATTTATCTTTTAAGGAATCCTTTTTCAGTATCATTATCTATAGCCAGAATGGGAGGCGATATTCACTTAGAAGATATGTTAAGTCAAGAAACTTTAGTTAAAGACTTTCTTGCCGATAAAATTGATATTATTAACTCAGCTAACACGGCTTTTGAAAAAGCTATGGTGCGATGGACTATAGAACAATTTGTTCCTTTATCTCTATTCGAAAATGATGATAATATCTTAATAATATTTTATGAAAACCTGTGTTTAAATACAGAAAAAGAAATAAGTAAAATATCAAAATTTCTTCAAGAAGACATTGATAATACTGATGTTAGCTCACTCAAAAAAATGATAAAAAAACCATCAGCAACAGCATTTTTGGCAATAAATAAATCTCTAAAAACTGAAGTAAATAAAGCAGAATATGACCTAAAAAGCAAAAATAAATTAACTGAATGGCAAAACTCAGTAGAGCAATCTCAAATAGATTATGGATTAAAATTATTGCAAGCTTTTAATTTAGATAAATTATATAATGATGATTTAATCCCTAATACAGCGTTGATCAATAAGTGGTGA
- the pstB gene encoding phosphate ABC transporter ATP-binding protein PstB, translated as MTDSNYQSSWGNTIADQQDNAVFDVAGVKVYYAGFLALLDVYMKIPEKQITAFIGPSGCGKSTLLRCFNRMNDLITGAKVEGRLNYRNRNIYDPKINSVKLRRQVGMVFQRPNPFPKTIYENIAFAPRTNGYKGNLDELVEVSLRRAAIWNEVKDKLKEKGTALSGGQQQRLCIARAIAMKPEVLLMDEPCSALDPISTRQVEELCLELKEQYTIIMVTHNMQQASRVADWTAFFNTEIDEHGKRRGKLVEYSPTEVIFNSPHSNEAKEYISGRFG; from the coding sequence ATGACCGATAGTAACTATCAAAGTTCATGGGGGAATACTATAGCAGATCAGCAAGATAATGCTGTGTTTGATGTGGCAGGCGTAAAGGTCTACTATGCTGGATTTTTAGCCCTGCTAGATGTTTATATGAAAATTCCTGAAAAACAAATTACGGCTTTTATTGGTCCTTCAGGTTGTGGGAAAAGTACCCTACTCCGTTGCTTCAACCGCATGAATGATTTAATCACCGGTGCTAAAGTTGAAGGGAGATTAAATTATCGTAATCGCAACATTTACGACCCGAAAATTAATTCTGTTAAATTGCGGCGACAAGTGGGAATGGTTTTTCAAAGACCTAACCCCTTTCCTAAAACGATTTATGAAAATATTGCTTTTGCTCCTCGGACTAATGGTTATAAAGGCAATTTAGATGAATTAGTAGAAGTTTCTCTAAGACGTGCTGCTATTTGGAATGAAGTCAAAGATAAGCTGAAAGAAAAGGGAACGGCGTTATCTGGAGGACAACAGCAACGACTTTGTATTGCTCGTGCCATCGCTATGAAACCCGAGGTTTTATTAATGGATGAACCTTGTTCTGCTCTTGATCCCATTTCTACTCGTCAAGTTGAAGAACTCTGCTTAGAACTCAAGGAACAATACACGATTATTATGGTAACTCATAATATGCAGCAAGCCTCTAGAGTCGCTGATTGGACGGCGTTTTTTAATACGGAAATCGATGAACATGGTAAGCGGCGAGGAAAATTAGTGGAGTATAGTCCCACTGAGGTTATCTTTAATTCTCCTCATTCCAATGAAGCTAAAGAATATATTAGTGGTCGATTTGGTTAA